Proteins from one Nicotiana tabacum cultivar K326 chromosome 23, ASM71507v2, whole genome shotgun sequence genomic window:
- the LOC107791022 gene encoding uncharacterized protein LOC107791022, whose amino-acid sequence MRLCVLLIFWIGERWTQKRIYGNISRVNMILLKLEKKWTLESVQAAWRKHKSILKKEYFDAYANDKTRMQHIPEDVPASQFKELLRYWNSQKLQVHRLWMKAVTKTLFEWSCSLLDFLLSCLRIF is encoded by the exons ATGCGACTCTGTGTCCTCTTGATATTTTGGATTGGAGAAAGATGGACACAAAAGAGGATATATGGgaatatatcaag GGTAAATATGATATTACTGAAGCTGGAAAAAAAATGGACTTTAGAATCAGTCCAAGCTGCCTGGAGAAAGCACAAGAGTATATTGAAAAAAGAATACTTTGACGCCTATGCAAATGATAAAACTCGAATGCAACATATCCCTGAAGATGTACCAGCTTCTCAGTTTAAGGAACTCCTCAGATATTGGAACTCTCAAAAACTCCAG GTGCATCGATTATGGATGAAAGCAGTGACGAAGACCTTATTTGAGTGGAGTTGTTCGTTGTTAGACTTTCTATTATCATGTTTAAGGATATTTTAG